In one Cloacibacillus porcorum genomic region, the following are encoded:
- a CDS encoding NAD(P)-binding domain-containing protein, with translation MTAALTLGFIGTGGITSFILRGLCSAPEFTGKIVLSVHKNRGKAEALKAQFPERITISCSNQEVADASDVVFIAVLPQQHKAVAAAVNFKPEHRVVHITGGVKLADSLALYSPAMSAVRAIPLPFAARRMGPVLFYGKDPVSRELLAMLGSIVEVQTESELEVLGPVTGMMVPYYALIAEYVKWGMAKGLSFRTALDYAGYMNEALSSFMRTDCGEDIEAFLVDNSTPGGVNELGLRLLREGDAYSPWSKTLDALYIRYNSMGKNKD, from the coding sequence ATGACGGCAGCTTTGACACTTGGATTTATCGGTACCGGCGGCATAACCTCTTTTATCTTGCGCGGACTTTGCTCCGCGCCGGAATTTACGGGGAAGATCGTCCTTTCGGTACATAAAAACCGCGGGAAGGCGGAGGCGCTTAAGGCGCAGTTTCCGGAGCGGATAACGATATCCTGCTCCAATCAGGAGGTAGCCGACGCCTCGGATGTCGTATTTATCGCGGTGCTTCCGCAGCAGCACAAAGCTGTGGCGGCGGCAGTAAATTTCAAACCCGAACATCGTGTCGTCCATATCACCGGAGGCGTGAAGCTGGCGGATTCTCTTGCGCTCTACTCCCCCGCGATGAGCGCGGTGCGCGCGATCCCGCTGCCCTTTGCCGCGAGGAGGATGGGGCCGGTGCTCTTTTACGGCAAAGACCCGGTCAGCCGTGAGCTGCTGGCGATGCTTGGCTCTATCGTTGAGGTGCAGACGGAGAGTGAGCTTGAGGTGCTGGGTCCTGTCACCGGGATGATGGTTCCCTATTACGCGCTGATCGCCGAATATGTAAAGTGGGGGATGGCAAAGGGGCTTTCCTTCCGCACGGCGCTTGACTATGCCGGTTACATGAACGAAGCGCTCTCATCTTTCATGCGTACCGACTGCGGGGAGGATATAGAAGCCTTCCTGGTCGACAACTCGACCCCGGGCGGCGTCAACGAACTTGGCCTGCGGCTGCTCCGCGAGGGCGACGCCTACTCTCCCTGGTCGAAGACGCTTGACGCGCTCTACATACGCTACAATTCAATGGGTAAAAATAAAGACTAA
- a CDS encoding GntR family transcriptional regulator — MSDTQGLYRLIYRFYRAQIESGQYQKGEPLPAALEIAETFNVSFSTARKALQSLKNDGYIELSPGRTATVSWDGRCGANRSELYDRISGVIDMYDGMSYFLPPILTSGARYVDSEGFEKLDLIIAEIENNNSGAIFDFTVFFIKQLGNPVLLHLFCELDNFVFAAFSGGDRHFHLMNREHPWTEHLPLKLFYDIAEAVGAADRGRCGELFQKLAALYGEDMNAYLKSAGLENATGKIPFRWQVYVEQEQYLYSAAVDLLYRINTGKFPGRWLPPVPDLAASLGVSEITVRRTIKLLNGIGVTETINRKGTRIYGVERARHTVKIDVGMFKSRFIFGLRLLHILALTIENVSYEAFCFFSEEDINGISEAIEDDAKRGKEFLTLGVTINVICKTSKNTVIKEIYSQIAGRLVWLYPLRLIEFKDLDIYDFPRSSASMQKSLREGRRRDFSRHLSEVMTATFFAAQTALLQLGITEAAELRLPQMANDIERL, encoded by the coding sequence ATGAGCGACACCCAGGGACTGTATAGGCTAATTTACAGATTTTACCGCGCACAGATCGAAAGCGGTCAATATCAAAAGGGAGAACCGCTGCCTGCGGCGCTGGAGATAGCGGAGACATTCAATGTTTCATTTAGTACGGCAAGAAAAGCTTTGCAGTCCTTGAAAAATGACGGTTACATAGAGCTCTCGCCCGGCAGGACGGCGACCGTCAGCTGGGACGGGCGATGCGGTGCGAACAGAAGCGAACTATACGACCGCATCAGCGGCGTCATCGATATGTATGACGGGATGAGTTATTTTCTCCCCCCCATTCTGACGAGCGGCGCACGCTACGTTGATTCCGAGGGGTTCGAAAAGCTGGACCTGATCATCGCGGAGATTGAAAATAACAATTCTGGGGCAATCTTTGATTTTACCGTCTTTTTCATAAAACAGCTCGGCAATCCGGTGCTGCTGCATCTTTTTTGTGAGCTCGATAATTTTGTCTTCGCCGCGTTTTCAGGAGGCGACCGGCACTTTCATTTGATGAACCGCGAACATCCGTGGACGGAACACCTGCCGTTAAAGCTCTTTTACGACATCGCCGAGGCGGTAGGCGCGGCGGACCGGGGAAGGTGCGGCGAGCTGTTCCAGAAACTTGCCGCGTTATACGGGGAAGATATGAACGCATATCTCAAATCCGCCGGACTGGAAAACGCGACCGGCAAGATACCGTTTCGCTGGCAGGTCTATGTGGAGCAGGAGCAGTATCTCTATTCAGCCGCCGTCGATCTGCTTTACAGGATCAATACGGGAAAGTTCCCCGGCCGCTGGCTGCCGCCGGTCCCAGACCTCGCGGCATCTCTTGGCGTATCCGAGATAACGGTTCGCCGGACGATCAAGCTTTTGAACGGCATCGGCGTTACGGAGACGATCAACAGAAAGGGCACGAGGATATATGGGGTCGAAAGGGCGCGCCACACCGTGAAGATTGACGTCGGCATGTTTAAAAGCCGATTTATCTTCGGCCTCCGGCTCCTGCATATTCTGGCGCTCACAATAGAAAATGTCTCTTACGAGGCCTTTTGTTTCTTCTCGGAGGAGGATATAAACGGTATCTCAGAGGCTATTGAGGATGACGCCAAGCGAGGTAAAGAGTTTCTGACTTTGGGCGTGACGATCAACGTTATATGTAAAACTTCAAAGAATACCGTGATAAAGGAAATTTATTCTCAGATCGCCGGACGGCTGGTATGGCTTTATCCATTAAGACTGATAGAGTTTAAGGATCTTGATATTTATGATTTTCCGCGGAGCTCCGCGAGTATGCAGAAGAGCCTGCGCGAGGGGCGGCGGCGGGATTTTTCGCGCCATCTCTCGGAGGTCATGACCGCGACCTTCTTCGCGGCTCAGACGGCGCTGCTTCAGCTGGGAATAACAGAGGCAGCCGAACTGCGGCTGCCCCAAATGGCTAATGATATAGAACGACTTTAA
- the rocD gene encoding ornithine--oxo-acid transaminase yields MLSTQQIIDKTNKLGAHNYHPKDVVIVEGEGVIVRDPEGREYFDMLSAYSALNFGHRHPEIVAAAKDQLDKVTLTSRAFHNAVLCDFYEKLCELTGKEMILPMNTGAEAVETALKTARRWGAEVKGVENGKQEIIVCENNFHGRTIAIVSFSTDPDARINYGPYCDGFKIIKYGDAKALEEAITPNTVAFMAEPIQGEAGIITPPKGYLKEVRDICTKHNILFIADEVQTGFARTGRMFACNFEDVEPDIFILGKALGGGVMPISAVAANKDVLGVFTPGTHGSTFGGNPLACAVSIKAMEILVRDDYSKQAEEKGNYFMQKLREIDNPEIIDVRGSGLLIGVEFSVPAAAYVKKLIANGVLAKETHERTIRFAPPIVITYEQIDKAVEGIKKAFAK; encoded by the coding sequence ATGCTCAGCACACAGCAGATTATCGACAAGACAAACAAACTCGGCGCACACAACTATCACCCCAAAGATGTCGTCATTGTTGAGGGAGAGGGCGTAATCGTACGCGACCCCGAGGGACGCGAGTATTTTGACATGCTCTCGGCCTATTCGGCCCTTAACTTCGGACACCGTCACCCCGAGATCGTGGCCGCCGCAAAAGACCAGCTCGACAAGGTGACGCTCACATCCCGCGCCTTCCACAACGCCGTTCTCTGCGACTTCTATGAGAAACTCTGCGAACTGACGGGCAAAGAGATGATTCTCCCTATGAATACCGGCGCGGAGGCCGTCGAGACGGCTCTTAAGACCGCCCGCCGCTGGGGTGCCGAGGTCAAGGGCGTCGAAAACGGCAAACAGGAGATTATCGTCTGTGAGAACAACTTCCACGGGCGCACGATCGCCATTGTCAGCTTTTCCACCGACCCTGACGCTCGCATTAACTACGGCCCCTACTGCGACGGCTTCAAGATAATCAAATACGGCGACGCCAAAGCTCTGGAAGAGGCGATCACGCCTAACACCGTAGCCTTCATGGCGGAGCCGATACAGGGAGAGGCTGGGATCATCACGCCTCCCAAAGGATACCTCAAAGAGGTGCGCGATATCTGCACGAAGCACAATATCCTCTTTATCGCCGACGAGGTCCAGACTGGTTTTGCGCGCACCGGAAGAATGTTTGCCTGCAACTTTGAAGATGTCGAGCCCGACATTTTCATCCTCGGTAAAGCTCTTGGCGGCGGCGTAATGCCGATATCGGCGGTCGCGGCCAACAAGGACGTCCTTGGCGTATTCACCCCCGGGACTCACGGCTCGACCTTCGGCGGCAACCCACTCGCCTGCGCGGTTTCGATAAAGGCGATGGAGATACTCGTAAGAGACGATTATTCAAAGCAGGCGGAAGAGAAGGGCAACTACTTCATGCAGAAGCTCCGCGAGATAGACAACCCCGAGATCATCGACGTCCGCGGCTCCGGCCTTCTTATCGGTGTTGAGTTCTCCGTACCCGCGGCCGCCTATGTGAAGAAGCTCATCGCCAACGGCGTACTGGCGAAGGAGACCCACGAGCGCACGATCCGCTTCGCGCCGCCGATCGTCATCACCTACGAGCAGATCGACAAGGCCGTAGAGGGCATCAAAAAGGCTTTCGCGAAATAA
- the typA gene encoding translational GTPase TypA — protein MQDSSKIRNIAIIAHIDHGKTTLIDGIFKAAHLFRENQVMEERVMDAGNLERERGITIKAKHCTVEWEGYKINIVDTPGHADFSGEVERVLSMVDSVLLLVDANEGPMPQTRYVLMRALKLGLKPIVIVNKVDRPNAEPDAALDKTFDLFIELGATEEQCDFAVLYGSGLQGWFVDDLNKHEDNSKAGMQDLFKTIIERVPAPKAEMDKPFLMQVCTLSWSEYLGRIGCGRILQGTLRKGDRILRTHTRWTDYDQTNWEVVSTDTSTCTHLYVTNGLDRAEVEAVGAGDIVWFTGPANIDLGDTMSAPEIGDQVIPPLDIEEPTVSMFFIVNTSPFAGQDGNAITLRQLKARIERETKTDPALRMEDLGRPDGVKVSGRGELHLGILIEEIRREGSEVCVSRPEVIVQHDEKGRTLEPMEEVIIDVPEEYQGVVIQKLAQRKGELKNMENGGTGVLRLEFRIPTRGLIGYRGEFLTDTRGLGILASRFVGYGEWVGEINARSRGSLVSMDSGTATSYALDNLQERGTLFIKPGDAIYNGQVVGESSRGKDIPCNPSKRKQQTNHRSATKDMMTVLDVPRTITVDSALEWISDDELVEVTPLSVRIRKTILDADQRKKARMQAGISDSDED, from the coding sequence ATGCAGGACTCTTCAAAGATAAGAAATATCGCTATCATCGCTCATATCGACCATGGCAAGACAACGCTCATAGACGGTATCTTCAAAGCGGCACACCTCTTCCGCGAGAACCAGGTGATGGAGGAGCGCGTGATGGACGCCGGAAATCTCGAGCGCGAGCGCGGCATCACGATCAAGGCCAAGCACTGCACGGTCGAATGGGAAGGTTACAAGATAAATATAGTCGATACCCCGGGACACGCCGACTTTTCCGGAGAGGTGGAACGGGTTCTTTCGATGGTCGATTCCGTCCTGCTGCTTGTAGACGCGAACGAGGGGCCGATGCCGCAGACGCGTTATGTCCTTATGCGCGCGCTTAAGCTGGGGCTAAAGCCGATCGTGATCGTCAACAAGGTTGACCGACCGAACGCCGAGCCCGACGCGGCGCTCGACAAAACCTTCGACCTCTTTATAGAGCTCGGCGCCACGGAGGAGCAGTGCGATTTCGCGGTGCTCTACGGCTCCGGCCTCCAGGGCTGGTTTGTCGACGACCTGAACAAACACGAGGACAATTCCAAGGCCGGTATGCAGGACCTCTTCAAGACGATCATTGAAAGAGTACCAGCGCCGAAGGCGGAGATGGACAAACCATTCCTCATGCAGGTCTGCACCCTTTCGTGGAGCGAATACCTCGGACGTATCGGCTGCGGCAGGATACTGCAGGGGACCCTGCGCAAGGGTGACCGCATACTGCGCACCCACACGCGCTGGACGGATTACGACCAGACCAACTGGGAGGTCGTCTCCACCGATACCTCGACCTGCACGCACCTTTATGTCACGAACGGCCTTGACCGCGCCGAGGTAGAGGCGGTAGGCGCCGGCGACATCGTCTGGTTCACGGGACCGGCTAACATCGATCTCGGCGATACGATGAGCGCTCCGGAGATCGGCGATCAGGTCATTCCTCCGCTCGATATTGAGGAGCCGACCGTATCCATGTTCTTTATCGTAAATACCAGCCCCTTCGCGGGACAGGACGGCAACGCCATCACGCTCCGTCAGCTCAAGGCGCGTATTGAGCGCGAGACCAAGACGGATCCGGCGCTGCGCATGGAGGACCTTGGCCGTCCTGACGGCGTTAAGGTCTCCGGCCGCGGCGAGCTGCATCTAGGGATACTCATAGAAGAGATCCGCCGCGAGGGATCGGAGGTCTGCGTTTCGCGTCCCGAGGTAATCGTGCAGCATGACGAAAAGGGGCGCACCCTCGAACCGATGGAGGAGGTTATCATCGACGTTCCCGAGGAGTATCAGGGCGTTGTCATCCAGAAGCTCGCGCAGCGTAAGGGCGAACTTAAAAATATGGAAAACGGCGGCACGGGAGTGCTCCGCCTTGAATTTAGAATACCGACGCGCGGCCTCATCGGCTACCGAGGAGAATTTCTAACCGATACGCGTGGCCTCGGCATCCTCGCTTCGCGTTTTGTCGGTTACGGCGAATGGGTCGGAGAGATAAACGCGCGTTCGCGTGGTTCGCTCGTCAGCATGGACAGCGGGACCGCGACGAGCTACGCCCTGGATAACCTTCAGGAACGCGGGACGCTCTTCATTAAGCCGGGAGACGCGATATACAACGGACAGGTGGTTGGCGAGAGCTCGCGCGGCAAGGACATCCCCTGCAATCCCAGCAAGCGCAAGCAGCAGACGAACCACCGCTCCGCGACAAAAGATATGATGACGGTGCTCGACGTGCCGCGCACCATTACGGTAGATTCCGCGCTGGAGTGGATCAGCGACGACGAACTTGTCGAGGTGACGCCGCTCTCCGTGCGTATCCGCAAGACCATCCTTGACGCGGACCAGCGCAAGAAGGCCCGTATGCAGGCCGGAATAAGCGATTCAGACGAGGATTAA
- the preA gene encoding NAD-dependent dihydropyrimidine dehydrogenase subunit PreA — protein sequence MRENLRTNFLGIEMPNPFMLASAPPARDREMIDRAFQAGWGGAVIKTLTQYTGAEGDEIRDVSPRIFPIRGMGGEFKNAVFGYMNIELTSQKTNEESCEDISFLKKRWPDRAVIASILYGHAPIKEKWQRAAADCELAGADAIELNFSCPHGCSEIGSGVSIGGNPAKIKEILGWVKEATKLPLITKLTVLSDIVYAAALSEEHGADAVCAINTVSSMPGIDLENFRPRLNVGGVGTAGGLSGHMIKPIALRSVLEIARAVKIPISGSGGIYDWHDAAEFILAGASTLQICSAVMEHGYGIIGGLCSGLSAYMERMGFEDIEAFRGKALGSIVHHADIDRGRLFKPSLDLIKCSCCGRCAVSCRDAGYQAISLSRGGISIDLDKCTGCGLCYGLCPSEALTPVGVHV from the coding sequence ATGAGAGAAAATCTTCGCACAAACTTCCTCGGCATCGAAATGCCCAATCCCTTTATGTTAGCCTCTGCGCCCCCCGCGCGCGACCGGGAGATGATCGACCGCGCCTTTCAGGCGGGCTGGGGCGGCGCGGTGATCAAAACGCTGACCCAGTACACCGGCGCCGAGGGAGACGAGATCAGGGACGTATCTCCGCGTATCTTCCCTATCCGCGGCATGGGCGGAGAGTTCAAAAACGCAGTATTCGGATATATGAACATTGAATTGACCTCGCAGAAGACAAACGAAGAATCCTGCGAAGATATCTCTTTTTTGAAAAAACGCTGGCCTGACCGCGCCGTCATCGCGAGCATCCTTTACGGGCACGCGCCGATAAAGGAAAAATGGCAGCGCGCGGCGGCCGACTGCGAGCTTGCGGGAGCGGACGCCATCGAACTCAACTTCTCCTGCCCTCACGGATGCAGCGAGATCGGCAGCGGCGTAAGCATCGGCGGCAACCCGGCGAAGATCAAAGAGATACTCGGCTGGGTAAAAGAGGCGACAAAGCTGCCGCTCATCACGAAGCTCACGGTGCTTTCGGACATCGTCTACGCCGCGGCGCTCTCGGAGGAGCACGGGGCGGATGCGGTCTGCGCTATAAACACCGTCAGCTCGATGCCGGGGATAGATCTTGAGAACTTCCGCCCGCGCCTAAACGTAGGCGGCGTAGGCACCGCTGGCGGGCTCTCGGGACACATGATAAAACCGATCGCGCTGCGCTCTGTGCTGGAGATCGCGCGCGCCGTGAAGATACCGATATCAGGCAGCGGCGGGATCTACGACTGGCATGACGCCGCCGAGTTCATCCTCGCGGGAGCCTCGACGCTGCAGATTTGTTCTGCTGTCATGGAGCACGGCTACGGCATCATCGGCGGTCTGTGCAGCGGCCTCTCAGCCTACATGGAACGCATGGGGTTTGAAGATATCGAGGCCTTCCGCGGCAAAGCGCTCGGCAGCATCGTTCACCACGCAGACATTGACCGCGGCCGCCTCTTCAAGCCAAGTCTCGACCTTATAAAATGCAGCTGCTGCGGCAGATGCGCCGTCAGCTGCCGCGACGCAGGCTATCAGGCAATCTCGCTCTCGCGCGGCGGCATCTCCATTGATTTGGATAAATGTACGGGCTGCGGCCTCTGCTACGGACTATGCCCCAGCGAGGCGCTGACCCCAGTCGGAGTTCACGTTTAA
- a CDS encoding ATP-binding protein, translated as MIRELIPYRDFERDEVFACISGLIKSAGQIDESSLAESASWYCDCAAKMAAAAERAGIAGNLWQTWLAMLVAENENPFSLAHERRGPLCGTMREFAMRDFETLFDCLHYDLRSIEEELRLGAAGLLDDFVPMTAGPVSFGRTAGAVIGELAAAMAAADSPAGLYEAAVSFYREHGVGKFGLYSGFRWDAHAREIVPAIPLEDISLSDLIGYEEQKKAVVDNTTAFLDGRPANNVLLYGEGGTGKSSTIKALLNEYAPRGLRMIEVYKHQINDLETILEEIKLRNYKFILFMDDLSFEQFEVEYKFLKAFIEGGIEKRPDNVLIYATSNRRHLMKETWGDRLDKDDDMHESETMQEKMSLVDRFGLLIRYFSPEQKEYLHIVRSLAGEYGVEISDEELELGAIRWELKHGGFSGRSARQYVEFLAGQK; from the coding sequence ATGATAAGGGAGCTGATCCCCTACCGCGACTTTGAGCGCGACGAGGTATTTGCCTGTATCTCGGGGCTCATAAAGAGCGCGGGGCAGATAGACGAATCCTCTCTTGCGGAGAGCGCCTCGTGGTACTGCGACTGTGCCGCGAAGATGGCCGCCGCGGCGGAGAGGGCCGGCATCGCCGGTAACCTCTGGCAGACGTGGCTGGCGATGCTCGTCGCGGAAAACGAAAATCCCTTCTCGCTCGCGCATGAACGCCGCGGCCCGCTCTGCGGCACGATGCGTGAATTTGCAATGCGTGATTTCGAGACTCTCTTTGACTGCCTGCACTATGACCTGAGATCGATTGAGGAAGAGCTTCGCCTTGGCGCGGCCGGCCTGCTTGACGATTTTGTGCCTATGACGGCCGGGCCTGTCTCCTTTGGGCGCACCGCGGGAGCCGTCATCGGCGAACTTGCCGCGGCGATGGCGGCGGCTGACTCGCCAGCCGGACTCTATGAGGCGGCCGTGTCCTTCTACCGCGAGCACGGCGTCGGCAAATTTGGCCTTTACAGCGGATTTCGTTGGGATGCGCACGCGCGCGAGATCGTTCCCGCGATACCGCTGGAGGATATCTCGCTCTCCGACCTCATCGGTTACGAAGAGCAGAAAAAGGCTGTCGTTGACAACACCACGGCCTTTCTCGACGGTCGCCCGGCTAACAATGTACTGCTCTATGGAGAGGGCGGAACCGGAAAATCCTCGACGATAAAGGCGCTGCTCAACGAGTACGCGCCGCGCGGCCTGCGTATGATCGAGGTCTACAAGCACCAGATAAACGACCTTGAGACGATCCTTGAAGAGATAAAACTGCGTAACTATAAGTTCATCCTCTTTATGGACGACCTCTCCTTCGAACAGTTTGAGGTCGAATACAAGTTCCTCAAAGCCTTTATCGAAGGCGGTATCGAAAAGCGTCCGGACAATGTGCTTATCTACGCCACCTCAAACCGCCGCCACCTGATGAAGGAGACCTGGGGCGACCGCCTTGACAAAGACGACGATATGCATGAGTCGGAGACGATGCAGGAAAAGATGTCCCTTGTCGACCGCTTTGGTCTGCTTATACGCTATTTTTCACCGGAACAGAAGGAATACCTGCACATCGTTCGCAGCCTTGCCGGGGAATACGGCGTGGAGATAAGCGACGAAGAGCTGGAACTGGGCGCGATACGCTGGGAGCTGAAACACGGAGGCTTCTCTGGCCGGAGCGCGCGCCAGTATGTGGAATTTCTCGCGGGGCAAAAATAA